The Agromyces marinus genome window below encodes:
- a CDS encoding CPBP family intramembrane glutamic endopeptidase, whose translation MVASAPDNDAHGTLGTVTPSAPAALRTHPIALVPAALVCGAAILLFGVQERLPGYAMLLVGLAVAWATDRAGRTERLAPDLALIAIGQAIISTMSLKADLSNEAMLRFTVVLGAAVVVPFLISRLVYRERTIRFPWRTGRRWTRTQWFYLIFVTVAGWLILPFYFITSGVYENWPTVTEPGEVARLFVGVNAVGTWDELFFICTVFALLRRHFPTWQANLLQAVVFVSFLWELGYREWGPLLTIPFALIQGYTFKLTKSLTYVLIVHLIFDAVVFCVIVYAHNGWPAIFPFVPGG comes from the coding sequence ATCGTGGCATCCGCTCCCGACAACGATGCACATGGCACGCTGGGAACCGTGACCCCATCCGCTCCCGCCGCGCTCCGCACGCACCCGATCGCACTCGTGCCCGCCGCACTCGTGTGCGGCGCCGCCATCCTGCTCTTCGGAGTCCAGGAGCGCCTGCCGGGCTACGCGATGCTCCTCGTCGGGCTCGCCGTGGCGTGGGCGACCGACCGGGCCGGGCGCACCGAGCGGCTCGCGCCCGACCTGGCGCTCATCGCGATCGGGCAGGCGATCATCTCGACGATGTCGCTGAAAGCCGACCTGTCGAACGAGGCGATGCTGCGGTTCACGGTCGTGCTCGGTGCGGCGGTCGTCGTGCCGTTCCTCATCTCGCGGCTGGTGTACCGCGAGCGGACGATCCGCTTCCCGTGGCGGACGGGTCGGCGGTGGACGCGCACGCAGTGGTTCTACCTGATCTTCGTGACCGTCGCGGGGTGGCTCATCCTGCCGTTCTACTTCATCACGTCGGGGGTGTACGAGAACTGGCCGACGGTGACCGAGCCCGGCGAGGTCGCGCGCCTGTTCGTGGGCGTGAACGCGGTCGGCACGTGGGATGAGCTGTTCTTCATCTGCACGGTCTTCGCCCTGCTGCGTCGGCACTTCCCCACGTGGCAGGCGAACCTGTTGCAGGCGGTCGTGTTCGTGTCGTTCCTGTGGGAACTCGGGTACCGCGAGTGGGGCCCGCTGCTGACGATCCCGTTCGCGCTCATCCAGGGCTACACGTTCAAGCTCACGAAGTCGCTGACGTACGTGCTCATCGTGCACCTCATCTTCGACGCGGTCGTGTTCTGCGTGATCGTGTACGCCCACAACGGGTGGCCGGCGATCTTCCCGTTCGTGCCGGGAGGATAG
- a CDS encoding NAD(P)-dependent alcohol dehydrogenase, with protein sequence MRALRYDRYGGPSRLRIVEAPIPVPAAGQVLVRVAASSVNSWDWDLLRGTLLARFGGPWRPEHPVLGADVSGEVVAVGAGVAEFAVGDAVWADLSDAGWGCFAEFVAADAAALRRRPAGVDPVTAAAVPQAGGLAWQALVGVAGLAAGEHVLVVGAGGGAGTFAVQLARHLGAGEVVGVDRAEKLGPVRELGATEMITADAGAALFAARSAPGSPRFDVIVDLVARHPLAAYRRLLRPGGRLVVVGGSLRTIAAVAATQGRPDGDGRELRLLAAQPNGGLDELGGLVASAALTPVVDAVVGLEGVAGALARIGAGAVVGKVVVVP encoded by the coding sequence ATGCGCGCCCTGCGGTACGACCGCTACGGAGGTCCGTCGCGGCTCCGCATCGTCGAAGCGCCGATCCCGGTCCCCGCCGCCGGGCAGGTGCTCGTGCGCGTGGCCGCGTCGTCGGTCAACTCGTGGGACTGGGACCTGCTGCGCGGAACCCTGCTCGCGCGGTTCGGCGGGCCGTGGCGTCCCGAGCACCCGGTCCTGGGGGCGGATGTCTCGGGTGAGGTCGTCGCGGTCGGTGCCGGCGTCGCGGAATTCGCGGTAGGCGACGCCGTGTGGGCCGATCTGTCGGATGCCGGGTGGGGGTGCTTCGCCGAGTTCGTCGCAGCGGATGCCGCGGCGCTGCGTCGTCGCCCGGCCGGCGTCGACCCGGTCACCGCTGCCGCGGTGCCGCAGGCGGGCGGGCTGGCCTGGCAGGCGCTCGTCGGGGTCGCGGGGCTGGCAGCGGGTGAGCACGTGCTCGTCGTCGGTGCCGGCGGGGGAGCGGGCACGTTCGCGGTGCAACTCGCGCGGCATCTCGGTGCGGGCGAGGTCGTGGGCGTCGATCGCGCCGAGAAGCTGGGTCCGGTCCGCGAACTGGGTGCGACCGAGATGATCACAGCGGATGCCGGCGCGGCGCTGTTCGCAGCGCGGAGCGCACCCGGTTCCCCGCGATTCGACGTGATCGTCGACCTCGTCGCGCGGCATCCGCTCGCCGCCTACCGTCGGCTGCTGCGCCCGGGAGGCCGTCTGGTCGTCGTCGGCGGATCGCTGCGCACGATCGCCGCGGTCGCGGCGACGCAGGGGCGGCCGGATGGCGACGGGCGCGAGCTGCGCCTGCTCGCGGCGCAGCCGAACGGCGGGCTCGACGAACTCGGTGGGCTCGTGGCATCCGCTGCACTGACGCCGGTCGTCGACGCGGTCGTCGGACTCGAGGGCGTGGCCGGCGCGCTCGCGCGGATCGGGGCGGGAGCGGTGGTGGGCAAGGTCGTCGTGGTTCCGTAG
- a CDS encoding peptidoglycan-binding domain-containing protein, translating into MRRGSGRDGARVAGGLLAIAIAGFGVVVPATAAHAGTGSTGKGCTAHQYAYGGYASCIGNIQKMLNGISHVRGKTYGGYTLTVDNQFGANTKTNVRRFQSYVGLVSDGIVGPKTWHQLCRYAGTRSFAEHNASAAQKTAWNAAYHAGCWVDKPGPGASIIPIKKY; encoded by the coding sequence GTGCGCCGGGGGTCGGGCCGAGACGGGGCTCGTGTCGCCGGGGGGCTGCTGGCGATCGCCATCGCCGGATTCGGTGTCGTCGTGCCGGCGACGGCGGCGCACGCGGGAACCGGGTCGACGGGCAAGGGGTGCACGGCGCACCAGTACGCGTACGGCGGGTACGCGTCGTGCATCGGGAACATCCAGAAGATGCTGAACGGCATCAGCCACGTTCGGGGCAAGACGTACGGCGGGTACACGCTCACCGTCGACAACCAGTTCGGCGCGAACACCAAGACGAACGTGCGTCGGTTCCAGAGCTACGTCGGACTGGTCTCGGACGGCATCGTCGGGCCGAAGACGTGGCACCAGCTGTGCCGGTATGCGGGGACCCGCTCGTTCGCGGAGCACAACGCGTCCGCCGCGCAGAAGACCGCATGGAACGCCGCGTACCACGCCGGGTGCTGGGTCGACAAGCCCGGTCCGGGGGCGAGCATCATCCCGATCAAGAAGTACTAG
- a CDS encoding Fic family protein — MSEQNAVPHIDESAWAFPRFDFDSPLAASVVDLERLRGEIGVGTTPARVFSELHRLFQFLSSMVSARIEGNRTAMLDAIAGAQEAERDAAGVPEAIQEILNVEAAMEFVDTVDRSRPVTHAFVRDLHRRAVDSLVREGDSRPGAYRVRDVAIQGAAHRPPLAQSLQAEMDRFLEFVNLPVPTHRQLLHVAIAHHRFRWIHPFQNGNGRVSRLLSYAMLGRHGFVSPVGLRTVNPTAVFGVSRSDYYDALAAADDLSNAGTIAWCEFFIEGLLADLRRLHQLQDNAVVRGTLVVPALDRFTRSGGITALERDVVQFAFDHEVIRAGQLEHLIPGSPSTRSHALRPLLDRGLLKPDHAGGRSYSVSFGPNELTPFLIRELDRSGFLPPLLRDGE; from the coding sequence ATGTCTGAGCAAAATGCGGTGCCGCACATCGACGAATCGGCGTGGGCGTTTCCCCGGTTCGACTTCGATTCACCGTTGGCCGCGTCGGTCGTCGATCTCGAACGCCTGCGCGGTGAGATCGGCGTCGGCACGACCCCCGCTCGAGTGTTCTCCGAACTCCACAGGCTGTTCCAGTTTCTTTCGAGCATGGTGTCGGCACGCATCGAGGGCAACCGCACCGCGATGCTCGACGCGATCGCCGGAGCGCAGGAAGCCGAACGCGACGCAGCCGGGGTGCCCGAGGCGATCCAGGAGATCCTCAACGTCGAGGCGGCGATGGAGTTCGTGGACACGGTCGATCGCTCGCGTCCGGTCACGCATGCGTTCGTGCGCGACCTGCACCGCCGTGCCGTCGACTCGCTCGTGAGAGAGGGCGACTCGCGACCTGGTGCGTACCGGGTCCGCGATGTCGCCATTCAAGGCGCTGCGCATCGCCCGCCGCTCGCGCAGTCGCTCCAGGCAGAGATGGACCGGTTCCTCGAGTTCGTGAATCTCCCGGTGCCGACCCACCGTCAGCTCCTGCACGTCGCGATCGCGCACCATCGCTTCCGCTGGATCCATCCGTTCCAGAACGGCAACGGGCGCGTCTCCAGGCTGCTGAGCTACGCCATGCTCGGCCGCCATGGGTTCGTGAGCCCTGTCGGGCTCCGAACGGTCAACCCGACCGCGGTCTTCGGCGTGTCGCGGAGCGACTACTACGACGCCCTCGCAGCTGCCGACGACTTGAGCAACGCCGGCACGATCGCGTGGTGCGAGTTCTTCATCGAGGGGTTGCTGGCAGACCTGCGGCGACTGCACCAGCTGCAAGACAACGCTGTGGTGCGCGGCACACTGGTCGTGCCGGCACTCGACCGATTCACCAGGTCGGGTGGCATCACCGCGCTCGAGCGAGACGTGGTGCAGTTCGCATTCGATCACGAGGTGATCCGCGCCGGGCAGCTCGAGCACCTGATTCCGGGCAGCCCCTCGACGCGGAGCCATGCGCTGCGGCCGTTGCTCGACCGCGGTCTGCTCAAGCCGGATCATGCCGGCGGGCGCTCCTACAGCGTCTCGTTCGGCCCGAACGAGCTGACCCCGTTCCTGATCAGGGAACTCGACCGATCCGGGTTCCTGCCTCCGCTGCTGAGAGACGGCGAATAG
- a CDS encoding HNH endonuclease signature motif containing protein, whose product MPATLDLPAEAALELELASITVYEQLIRQLHAERYRAVQRARELAAEADGVTESSAAGERDLATRSFVAELATTLGQHEASAARLVAEAERLTGPRSATLDALEAGLIAPTQVRSVLELTRDVPAEVAEAVEGVALEAAASAVADGVVSTNADVRRRMRRVRERLHPEPLVDRRARAAADRRVCVEAAPDGMAWLSVFLEAERAFAIERRLGALAARPAEADDRRTRTQRAADLAADLLLSGVIAGDARTREAAAGPTGAVQPRINVTVPVLTLLGLDDEPADLEGYGPIDAETARRLAAHAPSMRRILVHPETGATLSYGRETYRAPADLDGFVRVRDGQCRFPGCTRRAERADLDHTIAWQHGGRSDASNLAALCRHHHRLKHESAWRVVQEGGGVMRWTSPAGHVLRTHPERRFEGVGAGEAVGIGEAVGAGSRPPGAANAPVPSVPVGSAFVDGAVRELLDPEFEAVPF is encoded by the coding sequence ATGCCAGCCACCCTCGATCTCCCCGCCGAAGCGGCGCTGGAACTCGAGTTGGCGTCGATCACGGTCTACGAGCAGCTCATCCGACAGCTCCACGCTGAGCGCTACCGGGCCGTGCAACGCGCCCGTGAACTCGCCGCCGAGGCCGACGGCGTCACCGAGTCGAGCGCCGCAGGCGAGCGCGATCTGGCGACGCGGTCGTTCGTGGCCGAACTCGCGACGACGCTCGGGCAGCACGAGGCATCCGCTGCCCGGCTGGTCGCCGAGGCCGAGCGCCTGACCGGGCCGCGGAGCGCGACGCTCGACGCGCTCGAGGCGGGGCTGATCGCACCGACCCAGGTGCGGTCGGTGCTCGAGCTCACGCGCGACGTACCGGCCGAGGTCGCCGAAGCGGTCGAGGGTGTGGCGCTCGAGGCGGCCGCCTCCGCCGTGGCCGACGGGGTCGTGTCGACGAATGCCGACGTGCGCCGACGCATGCGGCGGGTGCGCGAGCGGTTGCATCCCGAGCCGCTCGTCGATCGGCGTGCGCGCGCGGCTGCCGATCGTCGCGTGTGCGTCGAGGCTGCGCCCGACGGCATGGCGTGGCTGAGCGTGTTCCTCGAGGCCGAGCGGGCGTTCGCGATCGAGCGCCGCCTGGGTGCGCTCGCCGCGCGTCCGGCCGAAGCCGACGATCGGCGCACGCGCACGCAGCGCGCGGCCGACCTCGCCGCCGACCTGCTGCTCTCAGGCGTCATCGCGGGCGATGCGCGCACCCGTGAGGCGGCCGCCGGCCCGACCGGGGCGGTGCAACCGCGCATCAACGTGACCGTGCCCGTGCTGACCCTGTTGGGTCTCGACGACGAGCCGGCCGACCTCGAGGGTTACGGCCCGATCGACGCCGAGACCGCCCGCCGCCTCGCGGCGCACGCGCCGTCGATGCGGCGGATCCTCGTGCACCCCGAGACGGGCGCCACCCTCAGCTACGGCCGCGAGACCTACCGTGCGCCGGCCGACCTCGACGGGTTCGTGCGAGTGCGCGACGGGCAGTGCCGCTTCCCCGGCTGCACGCGTCGTGCCGAGCGTGCCGACCTCGACCACACGATCGCCTGGCAGCACGGCGGTCGTTCCGACGCGTCGAACCTCGCCGCACTGTGTCGACATCATCACCGCCTCAAGCACGAGAGCGCGTGGCGAGTGGTGCAGGAGGGCGGCGGCGTCATGCGCTGGACCTCCCCCGCGGGGCATGTCCTGCGCACGCATCCGGAGCGGAGGTTCGAGGGGGTCGGGGCTGGGGAAGCAGTCGGGATCGGTGAGGCGGTCGGTGCGGGCTCGCGGCCGCCTGGCGCGGCGAACGCGCCGGTGCCGTCCGTGCCCGTCGGCTCCGCGTTCGTGGACGGCGCGGTCAGAGAACTGCTCGACCCCGAGTTCGAGGCTGTGCCGTTCTGA
- a CDS encoding SAM-dependent methyltransferase produces the protein MSVISPRLAAVVDALPLRPGMRVLEIGGAPGTAARAVAARIGDGHILVVDRSAKGVALTRRTAADEIEAGVLSVRQVAVEDFELDPGERPYDLAFACRVGALDGRHPAAGERALRRIADALAPDGRLFIDGGDPLRELVLPGRPGR, from the coding sequence ATGAGCGTGATCTCTCCACGACTGGCCGCGGTCGTCGACGCTCTTCCGCTGCGGCCCGGCATGCGGGTACTCGAGATCGGCGGCGCGCCGGGCACCGCGGCCAGAGCCGTCGCGGCTCGGATCGGCGACGGTCACATCCTGGTCGTCGACCGCTCGGCGAAGGGCGTCGCGCTCACCAGGCGCACGGCGGCCGACGAGATCGAGGCGGGCGTTCTCAGCGTGAGGCAGGTCGCGGTGGAGGACTTCGAGCTCGACCCCGGCGAGCGCCCCTACGACCTGGCGTTCGCGTGCCGGGTCGGCGCCCTCGACGGCCGGCACCCGGCGGCCGGGGAGCGCGCGCTGCGCCGGATCGCGGACGCACTCGCCCCCGATGGCCGCCTGTTCATCGACGGCGGGGATCCGCTGCGCGAACTCGTGCTGCCCGGTCGACCGGGGCGGTGA
- a CDS encoding DUF488 domain-containing protein, whose translation MVVVIKRVYDAPEASDGYRVLVDRLWPRGISKERAELDEWAKDAAPSPELRAEWHHAADRAGTFDGFAARYRAELDGSAAAAALLEVAGTHERVTLVYGARDETQNHARVLLEWLAAHGAETG comes from the coding sequence ATGGTGGTCGTGATCAAGCGCGTGTACGACGCCCCCGAGGCATCCGACGGATACCGGGTGCTCGTCGACCGGCTCTGGCCGCGGGGGATCTCGAAGGAGCGCGCCGAACTCGACGAGTGGGCGAAGGATGCCGCGCCCTCCCCGGAACTGCGTGCCGAGTGGCACCACGCAGCCGACCGTGCAGGCACCTTCGACGGGTTCGCGGCGCGGTACCGTGCCGAGCTCGACGGCAGCGCGGCCGCGGCCGCGCTGCTCGAGGTCGCGGGCACGCACGAGCGGGTGACGCTCGTGTACGGGGCGAGGGATGAAACGCAGAACCACGCGCGGGTGCTGCTCGAGTGGCTGGCGGCGCACGGGGCGGAGACGGGGTAG
- the rpsO gene encoding 30S ribosomal protein S15: MALDANIKKAIIDEYATHPGDTGSPEVQIAILTKRIKDLTEHLKEHKHDHHSRRGLLLLVGQRRRLLGYLADVDISRYRALIERLGLRR; this comes from the coding sequence ATGGCACTGGATGCGAACATCAAGAAGGCGATCATCGACGAGTACGCGACTCACCCCGGTGACACTGGATCCCCCGAGGTCCAGATCGCGATCCTCACCAAGCGCATCAAGGACCTCACCGAGCACCTGAAGGAGCACAAGCACGACCACCACTCGCGTCGTGGCCTGCTGCTCCTCGTCGGTCAGCGTCGTCGTCTGCTCGGCTACCTCGCCGACGTCGACATCAGCCGCTACCGTGCGCTCATCGAGCGTCTCGGGCTGCGTCGCTGA
- a CDS encoding M24 family metallopeptidase: MTAAFTADDHIARMHRAARQAADAGLAGLVVTPGPDLRYLTGYLPVAITERLTMLVIPAEGDPSLVVPRLERPDAERAEAASALAMLDWRDGDDPYATAAPLLGPGRYAMSDSAWAMHLLGLQARLPGTTYVSMTEALPMLRAVKDADELERLAAAGAAADATYREILGVRFAGRTEREVAADLAAGLTAHGHSQVDFTVVGSGPNGANPHHEQGDRVIEDGDMVVLDFGGLKHGYGSDTTRTVHVGEPTDEERAVHDLVVRAQQAGFEAVRPGVPCQEIDRVARAVITDAGYGEYFIHRVGHGIGLTTHEPPYMVEGETTPLEPGMCFSIEPGVYLPGRFGVRIEDIVTVTADGGKRFNETPHEMAIVQ; encoded by the coding sequence ATGACCGCCGCGTTCACCGCCGACGACCACATCGCCCGCATGCACCGCGCCGCGCGGCAGGCCGCAGACGCGGGCCTCGCGGGCCTGGTCGTCACGCCCGGCCCGGACCTGCGCTACCTCACCGGCTACCTTCCGGTCGCGATCACCGAGCGGCTCACGATGCTCGTGATCCCCGCCGAGGGCGACCCGTCGCTCGTCGTGCCGAGACTCGAACGGCCCGACGCGGAACGCGCGGAGGCGGCATCCGCCCTCGCCATGCTCGACTGGCGCGACGGCGACGACCCGTACGCGACCGCCGCACCCCTGCTCGGCCCGGGTCGCTACGCGATGTCGGATTCCGCGTGGGCCATGCACCTGCTCGGGCTGCAGGCCCGGCTGCCGGGCACGACCTACGTGTCGATGACCGAGGCGCTGCCCATGCTGCGCGCCGTCAAGGACGCCGACGAACTCGAACGCCTTGCGGCGGCGGGTGCGGCAGCGGATGCCACGTACCGCGAGATCCTCGGGGTGCGCTTCGCGGGCCGCACCGAGCGCGAGGTCGCGGCCGACCTCGCGGCCGGGCTCACCGCGCACGGCCACTCGCAGGTCGATTTCACGGTCGTCGGGTCCGGCCCGAACGGCGCGAACCCGCACCACGAACAGGGCGATCGGGTCATCGAGGACGGCGACATGGTCGTGCTCGACTTCGGCGGGCTCAAGCACGGCTACGGCTCCGACACGACCCGCACGGTGCACGTCGGCGAGCCGACGGACGAGGAACGAGCGGTGCACGACCTCGTCGTCCGCGCCCAGCAGGCCGGATTCGAGGCGGTGCGTCCGGGAGTTCCGTGCCAGGAGATCGACCGCGTCGCGAGGGCCGTGATCACGGATGCCGGCTACGGCGAGTACTTCATCCACCGGGTGGGGCACGGCATCGGGTTGACCACGCACGAACCGCCCTACATGGTCGAGGGCGAGACCACGCCGCTCGAGCCGGGAATGTGCTTCTCGATCGAACCCGGCGTCTACCTTCCCGGCAGGTTCGGCGTGCGCATCGAGGACATCGTCACGGTCACCGCCGACGGCGGGAAGCGCTTCAACGAGACGCCGCACGAGATGGCGATCGTGCAGTAG
- a CDS encoding CGNR zinc finger domain-containing protein produces MIFTDDTVSALGFMAAVADTVPGASESGTDELADAAQLAALLDEWAFSGRRDGDTRELAEVRAVRDRLRAVWTLDRDHLAHEVNVILDEAHAIPRLVRHDDLDWHIHAVSQESPLAERMLVEAAMALVDVIRADQVDRLARCEADDCTGVFVDLSKNASKRFCSVRCGNRMATRAYRARTAD; encoded by the coding sequence ATGATTTTCACCGATGACACGGTGTCGGCGCTCGGCTTCATGGCCGCGGTCGCCGACACGGTCCCCGGCGCGTCGGAATCCGGGACGGACGAACTCGCCGACGCGGCGCAGCTCGCGGCCCTGCTCGACGAGTGGGCCTTCTCGGGCCGTCGCGACGGCGACACGCGGGAACTGGCCGAGGTGCGCGCGGTGCGCGACCGCCTGCGCGCCGTCTGGACCCTCGATCGCGACCACCTGGCCCACGAGGTGAACGTCATCCTCGACGAGGCCCACGCGATCCCGCGGCTCGTCCGGCACGACGATCTCGACTGGCACATCCACGCCGTCTCGCAGGAGTCCCCGCTCGCCGAGCGCATGCTCGTCGAGGCCGCCATGGCGCTGGTCGACGTGATCCGCGCCGACCAGGTCGACCGCCTCGCGCGCTGCGAGGCCGACGACTGCACGGGCGTGTTCGTCGACCTGTCGAAGAACGCCTCGAAGCGCTTCTGCAGCGTCCGCTGCGGCAACCGGATGGCCACGCGCGCGTACCGGGCGCGCACGGCGGACTGA
- a CDS encoding EamA family transporter produces MRASRGIVGIVIGLAAGLAFGAGGVFVKPLLEHGWSPGAAVLARISIAAALLVVPALIVLRFDLRPLWRARWTILLYGVVAVAAVQLAFYASIERIPVSMTLLIEYLAPIALVLFAWVRTRRVPQLIVIGGSVLAAAGLWLVIGPGGGDLDPLGLALAAIAMLGVCVYYGMGERATEQLPPVALLAAGFVVGAIALALAGLVGLVPMEVRFGEVPFLAGTAPWWVPLLTVGAVSTAFAYTAGVASIRLLGTRLASFLGLSEVVFAGIVGWILIGEALGALQILGGVLILGGIVLVKLERTPADEASVALDADLVPVPADLTPTAPPTAPVRTSA; encoded by the coding sequence ATGCGCGCATCGCGGGGCATCGTCGGCATCGTGATCGGGCTCGCGGCCGGGCTCGCCTTCGGCGCCGGCGGCGTGTTCGTCAAGCCGCTGCTCGAGCACGGCTGGTCGCCCGGCGCCGCGGTGCTCGCGCGCATCAGCATCGCCGCGGCCCTGCTCGTCGTGCCCGCGCTCATCGTGCTCCGATTCGACCTCAGACCGCTCTGGCGCGCCCGCTGGACGATCCTGCTCTACGGCGTCGTCGCGGTCGCGGCCGTGCAACTGGCCTTCTACGCGTCGATCGAGCGCATCCCCGTCTCGATGACGCTCCTGATCGAGTACCTCGCGCCCATCGCGCTCGTGCTGTTCGCCTGGGTGCGCACCAGGCGGGTTCCGCAGCTCATCGTCATCGGGGGCTCCGTGCTCGCGGCCGCGGGCCTCTGGCTCGTCATCGGGCCGGGCGGCGGCGACCTCGACCCCCTCGGCCTGGCCCTCGCGGCCATCGCGATGCTCGGCGTCTGCGTGTACTACGGCATGGGGGAGCGCGCGACCGAACAGCTCCCGCCCGTCGCGCTGCTCGCCGCGGGCTTCGTCGTTGGGGCGATCGCCCTCGCCCTCGCCGGGCTCGTCGGGCTCGTGCCGATGGAGGTCAGGTTCGGCGAGGTCCCCTTCCTCGCCGGCACCGCGCCGTGGTGGGTGCCGCTGCTGACCGTCGGCGCCGTCTCGACCGCGTTCGCCTACACCGCAGGCGTCGCCTCCATCCGGTTGCTCGGAACCCGGCTGGCGTCCTTCCTCGGGCTCTCCGAGGTGGTCTTCGCCGGGATCGTCGGCTGGATCCTCATCGGCGAGGCCCTCGGGGCCCTGCAGATCCTCGGCGGCGTGCTCATCCTCGGCGGCATCGTGCTCGTCAAGCTCGAACGCACCCCGGCCGACGAGGCATCCGTCGCGCTCGACGCGGACCTCGTGCCGGTACCCGCGGACCTGACGCCGACCGCGCCGCCCACCGCGCCGGTCCGGACCTCCGCGTAG
- a CDS encoding LLM class flavin-dependent oxidoreductase, protein MRFGLVILPQYDRAETERRWRRAEELGFDHAWTYDHLSWRGLAGEPWHATVPTLTLAATVTERIRLGTFVASPNYRHPVPFAKDVATLDAISGGRLVLGLGSGGTGFDAHVLGIPPLSARERYERFREFTEALDVLLRFERGSGEGISHRGAHYVADAARMVGEPAQAPRMPFLMAANGPRAMRLAARYGSGWVTTGGEHEADAAWWADLADLAARVDEACAAEGRDPAGFDRVLSLDAESRYSMRSVDAFEDAVLRARELGFTDVIAHRPREHGLYAGDERVFEEIAGILPTLR, encoded by the coding sequence ATGCGCTTCGGCCTCGTCATCCTGCCCCAGTACGACCGCGCGGAGACCGAGCGCCGGTGGCGCCGGGCCGAGGAACTCGGCTTCGACCACGCCTGGACCTACGACCACCTGTCGTGGCGCGGGCTCGCGGGCGAGCCCTGGCACGCCACCGTGCCGACGCTCACGCTCGCGGCCACGGTCACCGAACGGATCCGGCTCGGCACGTTCGTCGCGAGCCCGAACTACCGCCACCCCGTGCCCTTCGCGAAGGACGTCGCGACGCTCGACGCGATCTCGGGCGGACGCCTCGTGCTCGGGCTGGGGTCGGGCGGCACCGGGTTCGACGCGCACGTGCTCGGCATCCCGCCGCTGTCGGCGAGGGAACGGTACGAGCGGTTCCGCGAGTTCACCGAGGCGCTCGACGTGCTGCTGCGCTTCGAGCGCGGGTCGGGCGAGGGCATCTCGCACCGCGGCGCCCACTACGTCGCCGACGCCGCACGCATGGTCGGCGAACCCGCGCAGGCGCCGCGCATGCCCTTCCTCATGGCCGCGAACGGTCCGCGGGCCATGCGCCTGGCCGCCCGATACGGCTCCGGGTGGGTCACCACGGGCGGCGAGCACGAAGCGGATGCCGCGTGGTGGGCCGACCTGGCCGACCTCGCCGCGCGCGTCGACGAGGCCTGCGCAGCCGAGGGGCGTGATCCCGCGGGCTTCGACCGCGTGCTCTCGCTCGACGCCGAGTCCCGCTACTCGATGCGGAGCGTCGATGCGTTCGAGGACGCCGTGCTCCGTGCCCGCGAACTGGGCTTCACCGACGTGATCGCGCACCGCCCCCGCGAGCACGGCCTCTACGCGGGCGACGAGCGCGTGTTCGAGGAGATCGCCGGAATCCTCCCGACGCTTCGCTGA